The following are from one region of the Corylus avellana chromosome ca1, CavTom2PMs-1.0 genome:
- the LOC132179227 gene encoding uncharacterized protein LOC132179227, with translation MDSMGCNKVQSVMRKGKKKQVKDEVDRMKQAEKKKRRLEKALATSAAIISELEKKKQKKKEEQQRLDEEGAAIAEAVALHVLLGEDSDDSCKIVLNKDEGFNTWDCPHNIDLFVSGSRAGFPYSDSAKHSFEGIGWVSNAYRSGCNWGGLESGDWSFSSGPFAREDLPASYFEEAGWEATGFSAGLIAAQAVSSLQIAEDAHEDTIVLNGMLRG, from the coding sequence ATGGATAGCATGGGATGTAATAAAGTGCAATCTGTCAtgagaaaagggaaaaagaagcAGGTGAAAGATGAAGTCGATCGTATGAAACAGGCTGAGAAGAAAAAGAGGCGCTTGGAGAAAGCCCTTGCTACTTCTGCAGCCATCATTTCTGAactagaaaagaagaaacagaaaaagaaagaagaacaacaGAGGCTTGATGAAGAGGGTGCTGCCATCGCTGAGGCTGTTGCTCTGCATGTCTTACTTGGTGAAGACTCAGATGATTCATGTAAGATTGTTCTAAACAAAGATGAGGGGTTCAACACTTGGGACTGTCCTCACAATATTGACCTCTTTGTGAGTGGAAGTAGAGCTGGCTTTCCTTACTCGGATTCTGCCAAGCACTCATTTGAAGGAATTGGGTGGGTCTCTAATGCTTATAGATCTGGATGCAACTGGGGTGGCTTGGAGAGCGGTGACTGGTCATTCTCATCTGGACCTTTTGCAAGGGAGGATCTTCCTGCCTCCTATTTTGAGGAAGCAGGTTGGGAGGCTACAGGATTCTCTGCTGGTCTTATTGCAGCACAGGCTGTTTCATCCCTACAGATTGCAGAGGATGCTCATGAAGACACAATTGTCCTGAATGGAATGCTAAGAGGGTAG
- the LOC132179216 gene encoding septum site-determining protein minD homolog, chloroplastic, translated as MLSLHHHHHHHRFLHFTPPFSKPLNPKTLKPPKKPAHKIHALLQYNRKPQLAGDTPRVVVITSGKGGVGKTTTTANVGLSLARLGFSVVAIDADVGLRNLDLLLGLENRVNYTVMEVLNGDCRLDQALVRDKRWSNFELLCISKPRSKLPIGFGGKALVWLVDALKARQEGSPDFILIDCPAGIDAGFITAITPANEAVLVTTPDITSLRDADRVTGLLECDGIRDIKMIVNRVRTDMIKGEDMMSVLDVQEMLGLALLGVIPEDSEVIRSTNRGYPLVLNKPPTLAGLAFEQAAWRLVEQDSMKAVMVEEEPKKRGFFSFFGG; from the coding sequence ATGCTCtctctccaccaccaccaccaccaccaccgcttCCTCCACTTCACCCCACCATTCTCAAAACCCTTAAACCCCAAAACCCTCAAACCCCCCAAAAAACCCGCCCATAAAATACACGCCCTCCTCCAATACAATCGAAAGCCCCAACTGGCCGGCGACACCCCCCGCGTCGTCGTCATTACCTCTGGAAAAGGCGGCGTTGGCAAGACCACCACCACCGCTAACGTCGGTCTCTCCCTCGCCCGTCTCGGCTTCTCCGTTGTCGCCATCGATGCCGACGTCGGCCTCCGCAACCTCGACCTCCTCCTCGGCCTCGAGAACCGCGTCAACTACACCGTGATGGAGGTCCTCAACGGCGATTGCCGTCTCGACCAGGCCCTCGTCCGCGACAAGCGCTGGTCCAACTTCGAACTCCTCTGCATTTCCAAGCCCCGCTCCAAGCTCCCCATTGGCTTCGGCGGAAAGGCCCTGGTTTGGCTCGTCGACGCCTTGAAAGCTCGCCAAGAGGGTTCCCCGGATTTCATTCTAATCGACTGTCCAGCCGGAATCGATGCCGGGTTCATCACAGCCATCACTCCGGCCAATGAGGCGGTCCTTGTGACCACGCCGGACATCACGAGCTTGCGAGATGCCGATAGGGTCACTGGGTTGTTGGAATGTGACGGAATTAGGGACATCAAGATGATCGTGAACCGGGTTCGGACCGACATGATCAAAGGCGAGGATATGATGTCGGTACTGGATGTGCAGGAGATGTTGGGTTTGGCGTTGTTGGGTGTGATTCCGGAGGACTCGGAGGTGATAAGGAGCACCAACAGAGGGTACCCGCTTGTGTTGAATAAGCCACCCACATTGGCCGGATTGGCTTTCGAGCAGGCGGCTTGGAGGCTTGTTGAGCAGGATAGCATGAAAGCTGTGATGGTGGAGGAGGAGCCTAAGAAGCGTggctttttctccttttttggaGGCTAA
- the LOC132162877 gene encoding uncharacterized protein LOC132162877 isoform X1, whose product MNFPALFPSNSLNFLEKTKPHFQVRRSRTPLRSTTNHVGASVQVSSGTNGIRTVSKKCTDKENENRGPFRLKNGGKGWIHFVGVGGCGLSALAMLALKQGFEVSGSDIEWSSYMDGLQEAGANLHIGHSVSNLKGIKGSRLPDAMVVSSAIPQDNVEILHANAAGVPVYKRDYWLARLTESYNLIAVSGSHGKSTTASMLAYVLKAMDDDVTAVVGAHVPQFPGGNIISGCGQNFVLEADEYDGCFLGLSPSIAVVTNLDWEHVDTFQDEEAVKSTFRRFLKQIKVGGHLIVCGDSPGACSLLDHRRQATGSEYSSGVMSVPNLEPCDNYYKTTTYGISSLNDWHASSVHSNFHGGSDYTLCHRGYRVADIRLQITGIHNVLNSLAVISTVVALFSDRMQFSELIDHLRSHLKSFTGVSRRFEMVDTIYGCHIYDDYAHHPTEIRAVLQAARQRFPFKALLVVFQPHTYSRLAALKDEFATALSDADQVVVTAVYAARETNVWNVSGRDLAASIIGPPSEYISSLEDVVDMLVLQISKDFHRQIVVLTLGAGDITTVGPKVFHKLQQKLQVNL is encoded by the exons ATGAATTTCCCGGCACTGTTTCCGTCAAACTCCCTTAATTTTCTCGAGAAAACGAAGCCCCATTTTCAGGTACGTCGCAGTAGGACTCCGCTCCGGTCCACAACTAATCACGTTGGAGCATCTGTCCAAGTCTCGAGTGGAACCAATGGCATAAGAACAGTCTCAAAGAAATGTACggacaaggaaaatgaaaaccGGGGGCCGTTCAGATTGAAGAATGGTGGAAAGGGTTGGATTCACTTCGTGGGTGTTGGAGGTTGTGGGTTATCTGCGCTGGCCATGCTAGCACTCAAACAA GGTTTTGAGGTTAGTGGCTCAGATATTGAATGGAGCAGCTACATGGATGGCCTACAAGAGGCCGGTGCCAATTTGCATATTGGTCATTCAGTGTCGAATTTGAAAGGGATTAAGGGGTCAAGATTACCTGATGCAATGGTTGTTTCAAGTGCTATTCCTCAAGACAACGTGGAGATTTTGCATGCAAACGCTGCTGGAGTACCTGT ATACAAGCGTGATTATTGGCTGGCAAGGCTAACAGAGAGCTACAATCTTATTGCTGTTAGTGGTAGTCATG GGAAGAGTACAACAGCAAGTATGTTGGCTTATGTTTTGAAAGCAATGGACGATGATGTTACAGCTGTAGTTGGAGCACATGTGCCACAG TTTCCAGGAGGAAATATTATCTCAGGTTGTGGTCAAAATTTTGTGCTGGAG GCTGATGAATATGATGGTTGTTTTTTGGGACTATCTCCTTCCATAGCTGTGGTAACTAATCTGGATTGGGAGCATGTTGATACCTTTCAAGATGAG GAGGCGGTTAAATCTACTTTCAGGAGGTTCCTGAAACAAATCAAGGTGGGTGGACATCTAATAGTATGTGGGGACAG TCCAGGTGCATGTTCTTTGCTAGATCACAGAAGGCAAGCAACAGGATCAGAGTATTCCAGTGGTGTGATGTCGGTTCCAAATTTGGAGCCATgtgataattattataaaacgACGACTTATGGAATCTCAAGTCTTAATGATTGGCATGCATCTTCAGTTCATTCCAACTTTCACGGTGGTAGTGACTACACACTG TGCCATAGGGGGTATCGGGTGGCAGACATCCGTCTACAGATTACAGGAATTCATAATGTCCTCAATTCATTAGCA GTTATTTCCACAGTGGTAGCGCTTTTCAGTGACAGAATGCAATTTTCTGAGTTAATCGATCATTTAAGGTCACACTTAAAAAGTTTCACTGGTGTTTCTAGGCGTTTTGAGATGGTCGATACAATTTACGGGTGCCATATATATGATGATTATGCACACCATCCAACAGAAATTCGTGCAGTTCTTCAAGCAGCACGTCAAAGGTTCCCATTTAAGGCTCTTTTGGTCGTATTCCAACCTCATACTTACAG TCGTCTAGCAGCATTGAAAGATGAATTTGCCACTGCACTCAGTGATGCAGATCAAGTTGTGGTTACAGCG GTTTATGCCGCCAGAGAGACAAATGTTTGGAATGTGAGTGGCAGGGATTTAGCTGCTTCTATTATCGGCCCACCATCTGAATATATCTCTTCTTTG GAGGACGTTGTTGATATGTTAGTGCTTCAGATATCCAAGGACTTTCATCGCCAAATTGTTGTGTTGACCCTTGGAGCAG GTGATATTACTACTGTAGGCCCCAAAGTGTTCCACAAATTGCAACAGAAATTACAAGTAAACTTGTAA
- the LOC132162877 gene encoding uncharacterized protein LOC132162877 isoform X2 — protein MNFPALFPSNSLNFLEKTKPHFQVRRSRTPLRSTTNHVGASVQVSSGTNGIRTVSKKCTDKENENRGPFRLKNGGKGWIHFVGVGGCGLSALAMLALKQGFEVSGSDIEWSSYMDGLQEAGANLHIGHSVSNLKGIKGSRLPDAMVVSSAIPQDNVEILHANAAGVPVYKRDYWLARLTESYNLIAVSGSHGKSTTASMLAYVLKAMDDDVTAVVGAHVPQFPGGNIISGCGQNFVLEADEYDGCFLGLSPSIAVVTNLDWEHVDTFQDEEAVKSTFRRFLKQIKVGGHLIVCGDSPGACSLLDHRRQATGSEYSSGVMSVPNLEPCDNYYKTTTYGISSLNDWHASSVHSNFHGGSDYTLCHRGYRVADIRLQITGIHNVLNSLAVISTVVALFSDRMQFSELIDHLRSHLKSFTGVSRRFEMVDTIYGCHIYDDYAHHPTEIRAVLQAARQRFPFKALLVVFQPHTYSRLAALKDEFATALSDADQVVVTAVYAARETNVWNVSGRDLAASIIGPPSEYISSLEDVVDMLVLQISKDFHRQIVVLTLGVILLL, from the exons ATGAATTTCCCGGCACTGTTTCCGTCAAACTCCCTTAATTTTCTCGAGAAAACGAAGCCCCATTTTCAGGTACGTCGCAGTAGGACTCCGCTCCGGTCCACAACTAATCACGTTGGAGCATCTGTCCAAGTCTCGAGTGGAACCAATGGCATAAGAACAGTCTCAAAGAAATGTACggacaaggaaaatgaaaaccGGGGGCCGTTCAGATTGAAGAATGGTGGAAAGGGTTGGATTCACTTCGTGGGTGTTGGAGGTTGTGGGTTATCTGCGCTGGCCATGCTAGCACTCAAACAA GGTTTTGAGGTTAGTGGCTCAGATATTGAATGGAGCAGCTACATGGATGGCCTACAAGAGGCCGGTGCCAATTTGCATATTGGTCATTCAGTGTCGAATTTGAAAGGGATTAAGGGGTCAAGATTACCTGATGCAATGGTTGTTTCAAGTGCTATTCCTCAAGACAACGTGGAGATTTTGCATGCAAACGCTGCTGGAGTACCTGT ATACAAGCGTGATTATTGGCTGGCAAGGCTAACAGAGAGCTACAATCTTATTGCTGTTAGTGGTAGTCATG GGAAGAGTACAACAGCAAGTATGTTGGCTTATGTTTTGAAAGCAATGGACGATGATGTTACAGCTGTAGTTGGAGCACATGTGCCACAG TTTCCAGGAGGAAATATTATCTCAGGTTGTGGTCAAAATTTTGTGCTGGAG GCTGATGAATATGATGGTTGTTTTTTGGGACTATCTCCTTCCATAGCTGTGGTAACTAATCTGGATTGGGAGCATGTTGATACCTTTCAAGATGAG GAGGCGGTTAAATCTACTTTCAGGAGGTTCCTGAAACAAATCAAGGTGGGTGGACATCTAATAGTATGTGGGGACAG TCCAGGTGCATGTTCTTTGCTAGATCACAGAAGGCAAGCAACAGGATCAGAGTATTCCAGTGGTGTGATGTCGGTTCCAAATTTGGAGCCATgtgataattattataaaacgACGACTTATGGAATCTCAAGTCTTAATGATTGGCATGCATCTTCAGTTCATTCCAACTTTCACGGTGGTAGTGACTACACACTG TGCCATAGGGGGTATCGGGTGGCAGACATCCGTCTACAGATTACAGGAATTCATAATGTCCTCAATTCATTAGCA GTTATTTCCACAGTGGTAGCGCTTTTCAGTGACAGAATGCAATTTTCTGAGTTAATCGATCATTTAAGGTCACACTTAAAAAGTTTCACTGGTGTTTCTAGGCGTTTTGAGATGGTCGATACAATTTACGGGTGCCATATATATGATGATTATGCACACCATCCAACAGAAATTCGTGCAGTTCTTCAAGCAGCACGTCAAAGGTTCCCATTTAAGGCTCTTTTGGTCGTATTCCAACCTCATACTTACAG TCGTCTAGCAGCATTGAAAGATGAATTTGCCACTGCACTCAGTGATGCAGATCAAGTTGTGGTTACAGCG GTTTATGCCGCCAGAGAGACAAATGTTTGGAATGTGAGTGGCAGGGATTTAGCTGCTTCTATTATCGGCCCACCATCTGAATATATCTCTTCTTTG GAGGACGTTGTTGATATGTTAGTGCTTCAGATATCCAAGGACTTTCATCGCCAAATTGTTGTGTTGACCCTTGGA GTGATATTACTACTGTAG
- the LOC132180030 gene encoding beta-carotene hydroxylase 2, chloroplastic-like produces the protein MAVGLSAATPKPFRLFQHSLLQKPSPLFTSLALRHSQIHKTRRKTCFTVFVIMEDQKRNSQLENLKEEDPGPGGMNSQIPSTRAAERLARKRSERFTYLVAAVMSSLGITSMAVMAVYYRFSWQMEGGEVPLSEMFGTFALSVGAAVGMEFWARWAHKALWHASLWHMHESHHRPRDGPFELNDVFAVTNAVPAIALLAYGFFHKGLVPGLCFGAGLGITVFGMAYMFVHDGLVHKRFPVGPIANVPYFRKVAAAHQLHHSDKFDGVPYGLFLGPKELEEVGGLEELEKEINRRSKSYI, from the exons ATGGCGGTTGGACTCTCCGCCGCAACCCCCAAACCCTTCCGTCTCTTCCAGCACTCCCTCCTCCAAAAACCCTCACCCCTCTTCACCTCCTTGGCCCTCCGCCATAGCCAAATCCACAAAACCCGAAGAAAAACATGTTTCACTGTCTTTGTAATCATGGAGGACCAAAAACGAAATTCCCAGTTGGAGAATCTCAAAGAGGAAGACCCTGGTCCTGGTGGTATGAATTCTCAGATCCCATCCACACGTGCGGCAGAGAGGTTGGCCAGGAAGAGATCCGAGAGGTTCACTTATCTGGTCGCCGCTGTTATGTCTAGCTTGGGTATTACTTCCATGGCTGTCATGGCTGTTTATTACAGATTTTCTTGGCAAATGGAG GGTGGAGAGGTGCCCTTGTCTGAAATGTTTGGTACATTTGCTCTCTCTGTGGGTGCTGCG gTGGGTATGGAGTTTTGGGCTAGATGGGCTCACAAAGCTCTCTGGCACGCTTCTTTATGGCATATGCACGAG TCCCACCATCGACCAAGAGACGGTCCCTTCGAGCTCAACGATGTTTTCGCTGTAACCAACGCTGTCCCAGCTATTGCTCTCCTCGCCTATGGTTTCTTCCACAAGGGCCTCGTTCCTGGCCTGTGTTTCGGCGCT GGGCTTGGAATTACGGTGTTTGGCATGGCGTACATGTTCGTGCACGATGGATTGGTGCACAAAAGATTCCCAGTGGGTCCCATCGCCAACGTGCCCTACTTTAGAAAGGTCGCTGCGGCTCACCAG CTCCATCACTCGGACAAGTTCGATGGTGTGCCATACGGTTTGTTTTTGGGACCTAAG GAACTGGAGGAAGTGGGAGGCCTGGAAGAGTTGGAAAAGGAGATAAATAGGAGAagcaaatcatatatataa